One genomic segment of Deferribacterota bacterium includes these proteins:
- a CDS encoding GntP family permease, with protein sequence MYDLYLILLLIFIIFLLVYAISKVSLHPFLTLLFAGLLFGLLSGMEPSQISNSLVEGFGSTLKSIGIVIVVGTIIGVYLEKTGGAYVIATNLLKLFKEKNTPLVMNIMGYIVSIPVFCDSGFVILSPLNKALTKKSGLSLSITAISLSIGLYASHTLVPPTPGPVAAAGIIGADLGLVIMLGIIVSIPVSLSGLAFANIYGKRIYIEPDLESSNNKEDNTNNTVNTKEVSLIKSILPIAIPIILIVLKSISEFPTKPFGESTLKECLQFIGNPSVALLTGFLFCLLIPKKITKDMLSTEGWVGLGVKNAAIIILITAAGGAFGQILRDSSLSNVISNYLTNMNIGLLLPFLIAAALKSAQGSSTVAIITTASLITPLLDPLGLTSSIAKALTVLAIGAGSMVVSHANDSYFWVVTGFSNMTVKEGYKLQTLATLISGFIGALAILILSTILL encoded by the coding sequence ATGTATGACCTATACTTAATATTACTACTTATATTCATAATATTTCTCTTAGTCTATGCAATATCAAAGGTTAGTCTGCATCCTTTTTTGACACTCTTGTTTGCAGGTCTACTCTTTGGCCTTCTTTCAGGCATGGAACCAAGTCAAATTTCAAATTCATTAGTTGAAGGTTTTGGGTCAACCTTAAAATCAATAGGTATCGTCATTGTCGTTGGTACAATTATTGGGGTTTATCTTGAAAAAACAGGTGGGGCTTACGTTATTGCTACAAACTTATTAAAACTATTTAAAGAGAAGAATACTCCTTTGGTTATGAACATTATGGGGTATATAGTGTCTATCCCAGTATTTTGTGATTCCGGTTTTGTTATACTATCGCCTTTAAATAAAGCACTTACAAAAAAATCAGGCTTAAGTTTGTCAATTACAGCTATCTCACTGTCAATAGGTCTATATGCAAGTCATACCCTAGTACCCCCTACCCCTGGACCTGTTGCAGCAGCTGGCATTATTGGAGCTGATCTTGGTTTGGTTATTATGCTAGGAATTATTGTATCAATACCCGTTTCACTAAGCGGATTAGCCTTTGCCAATATATATGGTAAAAGAATCTATATTGAACCTGACTTAGAAAGTAGCAATAATAAAGAAGATAATACAAATAATACAGTTAATACAAAAGAAGTCTCTTTAATAAAATCAATCCTACCGATTGCTATTCCAATTATTTTAATAGTATTAAAATCTATATCTGAATTTCCAACAAAACCCTTCGGAGAGAGTACTTTAAAAGAATGTTTACAATTTATAGGAAATCCCTCGGTAGCACTGCTTACAGGCTTCCTATTCTGCCTGCTGATCCCAAAGAAAATAACAAAAGACATGCTCTCTACCGAAGGTTGGGTTGGGTTGGGAGTTAAAAATGCCGCAATTATTATTCTTATTACAGCAGCTGGAGGAGCATTCGGTCAAATATTAAGGGATTCCTCATTATCAAATGTTATAAGTAACTATTTAACTAATATGAATATTGGTCTACTCTTACCTTTTCTTATAGCAGCTGCCTTAAAAAGTGCTCAAGGCTCATCAACTGTAGCAATTATAACTACAGCATCATTGATCACCCCTTTATTAGACCCTCTTGGTTTAACAAGTAGCATTGCAAAGGCTTTAACTGTTCTAGCAATTGGGGCTGGTTCTATGGTCGTATCCCATGCAAATGACAGTTATTTCTGGGTTGTAACAGGTTTCTCTAATATGACTGTAAAAGAAGGTTATAAACTACAAACACTAGCTACACTTATTAGTGGCTTTATTGGAGCACTTGCTATTTTAATTTTATCTACTATATTGCTTTAA
- a CDS encoding 4-hydroxyphenylacetate 3-hydroxylase family protein: MGIMNEEEYKDSLKALKPTVYHFGKKIDNIFDDPIIVSHINAAGETYKAAFDPESTRLATANSHLAGEKINRFTHIHQSVDDLIKKVKLLRMLGQRTGTCFQRCVGLDGLSAVYSTTFEMDRKLGTDYHKRFIEYLKYVQSKDLMLAGSMTDPKGDRSKKPSEQRDKDMFLRIVKKNSEGIIVNGAKMHQTGIVNSHEILVMPTQALKEGDKDYAVSIAIPVDAKGVIHIFGRQTNDLRRYQENNIDVGNKKYGVVGGEALTIFDNVFVPWDRVFMCGETDYAKMLVYLFATYHRQNYGACKTGLADVLIGASALAAEYNGVEKASHIKDKLAEMIHLTETLYCASVACSAEGIKLSSNAYFPSPLLANVSKHNITRFIYEIFRISHDIAGGYIATMPSENDLCCPEISGYIEKYLKGSTKGKSINRIRIGRLIENMTGGTAQVESMHGAGSPQAQRIMYLREANIDIKKKLAEKLSGIKED, encoded by the coding sequence ATGGGAATAATGAATGAAGAAGAATATAAAGATAGTTTAAAGGCATTAAAACCAACAGTATATCACTTTGGTAAAAAGATAGATAACATATTTGATGATCCAATAATAGTTTCACATATTAATGCAGCAGGAGAGACGTATAAAGCTGCCTTTGACCCAGAATCTACTAGGTTAGCTACTGCAAACTCACATTTAGCAGGGGAGAAGATTAACCGATTTACCCATATACATCAAAGTGTAGATGACCTTATTAAGAAAGTGAAATTACTTAGAATGCTTGGTCAGAGAACTGGGACGTGTTTTCAAAGGTGTGTTGGCCTAGATGGATTATCAGCAGTATATTCAACAACCTTTGAAATGGATAGAAAACTAGGTACAGATTATCATAAAAGGTTTATTGAATATTTAAAATATGTTCAATCAAAGGATTTAATGCTTGCAGGTTCAATGACAGATCCTAAGGGGGATAGATCAAAAAAACCCTCTGAACAACGTGATAAAGATATGTTTTTGCGAATTGTCAAGAAGAACAGTGAAGGCATTATAGTTAATGGTGCAAAGATGCATCAAACAGGCATTGTAAATTCTCATGAAATACTAGTTATGCCTACGCAAGCTTTAAAAGAAGGTGATAAGGATTATGCAGTATCCATTGCTATCCCAGTAGATGCAAAAGGGGTAATACATATTTTTGGCAGACAAACAAATGATCTAAGGCGCTACCAAGAAAATAATATTGATGTAGGTAACAAAAAATATGGTGTTGTTGGAGGTGAGGCTCTAACAATATTTGATAATGTATTTGTGCCTTGGGATAGGGTTTTTATGTGTGGCGAGACTGATTATGCAAAAATGCTTGTATATTTATTTGCTACATACCATAGACAAAACTATGGAGCATGTAAGACAGGTCTTGCAGATGTTTTAATAGGAGCTTCTGCTTTGGCAGCTGAATATAATGGCGTAGAAAAAGCAAGTCATATTAAAGATAAATTAGCCGAGATGATACACCTTACAGAGACCCTCTATTGTGCCTCAGTTGCTTGTTCAGCAGAGGGTATAAAGTTGTCTTCTAATGCTTATTTTCCCTCACCACTTCTTGCAAATGTTAGTAAACATAATATAACGAGATTTATCTATGAAATTTTTAGAATATCCCATGATATTGCTGGGGGATATATTGCAACTATGCCATCAGAAAATGATCTTTGTTGTCCAGAAATCTCTGGATATATAGAAAAATATTTGAAGGGGTCAACTAAAGGAAAATCTATAAATAGAATAAGGATCGGTAGGCTTATAGAGAATATGACTGGTGGTACTGCACAGGTTGAATCAATGCATGGAGCTGGTTCCCCACAAGCTCAACGTATCATGTATCTAAGAGAGGCTAATATAGATATTAAGAAAAAACTGGCAGAGAAGTTATCAGGTATTAAAGAAGATTAA
- a CDS encoding type 1 glutamine amidotransferase domain-containing protein translates to MKKIAVVVADYFEDSEYTEPVKAFKEKGYEVINISFEAGKSVKGKNGKASVVPEKSIDEVSVNDFDALLIPGGFSPDILRADDRFVNFVKNFAESKKPIFAICHGPQLLITADVIKGVRMTGYKSIIQDIKNAGAIFEDKSVVVDKNFVTSRTPKDLDDFIRESLNMLK, encoded by the coding sequence ATGAAAAAAATAGCAGTTGTCGTTGCAGATTATTTTGAAGATTCTGAATATACAGAACCTGTAAAGGCTTTTAAAGAAAAGGGATATGAGGTAATAAATATAAGTTTTGAAGCTGGTAAATCTGTTAAAGGGAAAAATGGTAAAGCAAGTGTTGTGCCTGAAAAATCTATTGATGAGGTTAGCGTCAATGATTTTGATGCATTACTAATCCCAGGAGGTTTTTCTCCTGATATACTTAGGGCAGATGATAGGTTTGTTAATTTTGTTAAAAATTTTGCTGAGAGTAAAAAACCAATTTTTGCAATATGCCACGGTCCACAATTATTAATTACTGCTGATGTAATAAAGGGCGTAAGAATGACAGGCTATAAATCAATAATACAAGATATAAAAAATGCAGGTGCAATTTTTGAAGATAAATCTGTAGTTGTAGATAAAAACTTCGTTACAAGTAGGACACCTAAAGATCTAGATGATTTTATAAGGGAATCGCTGAATATGCTAAAATAA
- a CDS encoding propanoyl-CoA acyltransferase, whose product MAIYVAGTSHSKFGRLEDKSIYDLICEAGKGALEDSNIEAKDIGGIWVGNFNAPVLNNQSHLGPIALDIHKDFRFKPATSVENA is encoded by the coding sequence ATGGCTATATATGTAGCAGGAACATCACATAGCAAATTTGGAAGATTAGAGGATAAAAGTATCTATGATTTAATTTGTGAAGCTGGAAAAGGTGCCTTAGAAGATAGTAATATAGAGGCTAAGGATATTGGCGGAATCTGGGTAGGGAATTTTAATGCACCCGTTTTGAATAATCAAAGTCATTTGGGTCCAATTGCTCTTGATATTCACAAGGATTTCAGGTTTAAGCCAGCTACAAGTGTGGAAAACGCT
- a CDS encoding sulfide-dependent adenosine diphosphate thiazole synthase, with translation MEIIDERVITRAIVESFSKDFTSYTDCDVAIVGAGPSGLTAAYYLSKAGLKTVVFERKLSPGGGMWGGGMMFPYIVVQSEGRELLDEFEINYTNYEKNYYLASSIEATSSIISKASKSGCKIFNTISVEDVVIRENDCIEGLVLSWSATDIAKLHVDPLVIKSKVVVDATGHDCEVCKIVCNKIGAKLKTDTGGVIGEKPMWAEVAESNIENNTKEIYPNLYVVGMAANAVCGAPRMGPIFGGMLLSGKKVADLILNKFK, from the coding sequence ATGGAAATAATTGATGAGAGAGTTATAACGAGGGCTATTGTTGAAAGTTTTTCAAAGGACTTTACAAGCTACACAGACTGTGACGTTGCAATAGTAGGGGCAGGACCATCAGGTCTAACTGCTGCATACTATCTATCAAAAGCTGGATTAAAGACTGTTGTCTTTGAGAGAAAATTGTCCCCTGGTGGAGGAATGTGGGGAGGGGGCATGATGTTTCCTTATATAGTTGTTCAAAGTGAAGGAAGAGAACTCTTAGATGAATTTGAAATAAATTATACTAACTATGAAAAAAACTATTATTTAGCTTCATCTATTGAGGCAACAAGTTCAATAATATCAAAAGCTTCAAAATCTGGTTGCAAAATATTTAATACAATAAGTGTAGAGGATGTGGTTATTAGAGAAAATGATTGCATAGAGGGTTTGGTTTTATCGTGGAGTGCAACAGATATAGCAAAACTACATGTAGATCCCCTTGTTATAAAATCAAAGGTAGTAGTTGATGCAACAGGACATGACTGTGAAGTCTGCAAAATAGTGTGTAATAAAATTGGTGCCAAACTAAAAACAGATACTGGAGGGGTTATAGGCGAGAAACCAATGTGGGCAGAGGTTGCTGAAAGCAATATTGAAAATAATACTAAAGAAATATATCCAAATCTATATGTAGTAGGAATGGCAGCAAATGCAGTGTGTGGGGCTCCAAGGATGGGACCAATCTTTGGTGGAATGCTATTATCAGGTAAAAAAGTAGCAGATTTAATATTAAATAAGTTTAAATAA